Proteins encoded by one window of Rhodamnia argentea isolate NSW1041297 chromosome 6, ASM2092103v1, whole genome shotgun sequence:
- the LOC115745454 gene encoding GPI ethanolamine phosphate transferase 3 isoform X7 produces MKWRVTWVFWAIMALHVAAVLIFTRGFLLTRTELPFHSSCSDVSDSPCFSRSGAAGSNGTGGSERCWTKPAVDRVVIIVLDALRFDFVAPSAFFKGIVVSTFNFFSLIETKPWMDRLPVLQKLAFKEGSSAKIFKAIADPPTTSLQRLKVIPSTSDYISKLNPGGLPTFVDVGNSFGAPAITEDNLINQLIRNGKRVLMMGDDTWVQLFPHHFKRSYPFPSFNVKDLHTVDNGCIDNLLPSLYQEDWEVLIAHFLGVVETSIFAMSFKKPLSAIPAELGISCEYASDERFCISSIEQLDFAVTVSALLGIPFPFGSIGRVNPELYALAAGTWNMEKLKSDNPEYHFKSAEWLHNYANVLCINAWQVKRYIDIYSASSLIGFSSDDLLHVANLYDEAEAIFARKRDNFSSKSELSRLSTLKSQIDAYLKFLGSVAELARSKWTEFNLTFMGIGLGMMLLSLLVHVLAIKMVNELHNGSFNPIGSSGISFGLIFAFFIVAIRACSLLSNSYILEEGKVANFLLATAGVAKFRYSIMKRKRIFEAGLFLILICLLRFTIEIGLSKQAATSAFLHSSTSWMIGIDFNHPVLVYILQLLPMLALIGLAHLLHKSTADGCSQRICRFVVMGTIASYVLIVVYWASESNMLGLALINTARNVIPRIIYAIGIGQMLLLAFGQLFNGSKVVDHRSLFSKTVSMLSAWSPTVIILSGRQGPLIALASIVGGFCIVMLQNIEEESDGTAKPLVVNPLSVMEWSLLALSMFFCTGHWCAFDGLRYGAAFIGFDEFVLIRQAILLTIETFGFSHIIPVFGLPFLVLRHKLFAQKDLFVQLSLAYMMFGLIMAATVTVTILCVMIQRRHLMVWGLFAPKFVFDVAGLVLTDVLICLASLYYFCQPEDLKLETNTGGR; encoded by the exons ATGAAATGGAGAGTAACTTGGGTCTTCTGGGCGATAATGGCGCTCCACGTCGCCGCCGTTCTCATATTCACTCGCGGGTTCCTCCTCACTCGCACCGAGCTCCCCTTCCACAGCAGCTGCTCCGACGTCTCCGACTCTCCTTGCTTCTCTCGTTCCGGAGCAGCGGGTTCGAACGGGACGGGTGGTTCAGAGCGTTGCTGGACTAAGCCCGCGGTTGATAGGGTCGTCATCATTGTCCTTGATGCCCTCAG GTTCGATTTTGTTGCGCCCAGTGCGTTTTTTAAAG GCATTGTggtttcaacttttaattttttttcccttatagAAACAAAACCATGGATGGATAGATTACCAGTATTGCAAAAGCTGGCATTTAAAGAAGGATCATCTGCTAAGATTTTTAAAGCAATTGCTGATCCACCTACTACAAGTTTGCAGCGTTTGAAGGTGATACCATCCACTTCTGATTATATTTCAAAACTCAATCCAG GTGGGTTGCCAACCTTTGTCGATGTAGGAAATAGCTTTGGTGCGCCTGCAATCACTGAAGATAACTTGATAAATCAG CTAATCCGAAATGGGAAGAGAGTATTGATGATGGGGGACGATACATGGGTGCAGCTGTTTCCTCATCATTTCAAAAGATCTtatcctttcccttcttttaaTGTAAAAGATCTTCATACG GTGGATAACGGATGCATTGACAACTTGCTCCCATCATTGTACCAAGAAGATTGGGAGGTTCTAATTGCTCATTTTCTAGGCGTG GTTGAAACTTCAATTTTCGCAATGAGTTTTAAGAAGCCTCTGTCTGCCATACCAGCTGAACTTGGTATATCTTGCGAATATGCCTCG gaTGAAAGATTTTGCATCAGCTCAATCGAACAG CTTGACTTTGCAGTCACGGTTTCAGCACTGCTGGGCATTCCCTTCCCTTTTGGAAG CATTGGACGGGTTAATCCTGAACTCTATGCTTTAGCTGCTGGGACATGGAATATGGAGAAACTCAAGTCGGACAATCCAGAATATCATTTCAAGTCTGCAGAATGGTTGCATAACTATGCCAATGTACTATGCATCAATGCTTGGCAG GTAAAGAGGTACATCGATATCTATTCAGCGTCATCATTGATTGGGTTTTCCTCGGATGACCTGTTACATGTAGCAAACTTGTATGATGAAGCAGAAGCTATTTTTGCTCGAAAAAGGGACAACTTCTCATCCAAGAGCGAACTTTCAAGGTTATCTACCCTGAAGAGCCAAATTGATGCCTACTTAAAATTTTTAGGGAGTGTTGCTGAGCTAGCTCGATCAAAATGGACTGAGTTTAATTTGACTTTTATGGGTATTGGTTTGGGTATGATGCTTCTATCGCTTCTCGTCCACGTTCTTGCTATCAAAATGGTGAATGAGCTGCACAATGGTTCTTTTAATCCAATAGGAAGTTCTGGAATTTCCTTTGGGTTAATATTTGCTTTCTTTATTGTGGCGATTCGTGCATGCAGTTTACTATCAAATAGTTACATTT TGGAAGAAGGGAAAGTGGCAAATTTCCTTTTGGCGACGGCTGGAGTTGCTAAGTTCAGATATTCGatcatgaaaaggaaaaggattttCGAA GCCGGTCTCTTTCTCATCCTCATTTGCCTTCTGAGATTTACCATTGAAATTGGGCTATCCAAGCAGGCTGCCACTTCAGCTTTTTTGCATTCTAGTACCTCATGGATGATTGGGATTGACTTTAATCATCCTGTTTTGGTTTACATTCTTCAACTTTTGCCAATGCTTGCTCTAATTGGATTGGCCCATCTTTTGCACAAGTCTACCGCTGATGGCTGTTCTCAGAGGATTTGCCGGTTTGTTGTTATGGGAACCATTGCCAGTTATGTTCTTATAGTAGTATACTGGGCCTCTGAAAGTAACATGTTAGGCCTGGCACTAATCAACACTGCAAGGAATGTCATCCCCAGGATTATATACGCCATTGGAATTGGACAGATGTTACTACTGGCATTTGGCCAGCTCTTTAACGGAAGCAAAGTTGTTGATCACAGAAGCTTATTTAGTAAAACAGTGAGCATGTTATCTGCATGGAGTCCAACTGTGATCATCCTGTCAGGAAGGCAGGGGCCTCTGATCGCTTTAGCATCCATAGTTGGAG GCTTCTGCATAGTGATGTTGCAGAATATAGAAGAAGAGAGCGATGGAACTGCCAAACCATTGGTTGTCAATCCTCTCTCAGTAATGGAATGGAGCCTTTTAGCTCTCTCTATGTTCTTCTGTACTGGTCATTG GTGTGCTTTTGATGGTCTCCGCTATGGCGCTGCATTTATTGG GTTTGATGAGTTTGTCCTCATACGCCAAGCAATTCTTCTTACCATTGAGACATTTGGGTTTTCGCATATTATTCCGGTTTTTGGACTTCCATTCCTTGTCTTACGTCACAAGTTGTTTGCTCAGAAAGACCTCTTTGTGCAATTGTCTCTA gCTTATATGATGTTTGGGCTCATTATGGCTGCTACAGTCACAGTAACCATATTGTGTGTTATGATACAGAGGAGGCATTTGATG GTATGGGGATTATTTGCACCGAAGTTTGTATTTGATGTGGCGGGTCTCGTTCTTACTGATGTACTGATTTGTTTGGCATCACTTTACTACTTTTGCCAGCCAGAAGATCTTAAACTAGAAACTAATACTGGTGGAAGATGA
- the LOC115745454 gene encoding GPI ethanolamine phosphate transferase 3 isoform X4 → MKWRVTWVFWAIMALHVAAVLIFTRGFLLTRTELPFHSSCSDVSDSPCFSRSGAAGSNGTGGSERCWTKPAVDRVVIIVLDALRFDFVAPSAFFKETKPWMDRLPVLQKLAFKEGSSAKIFKAIADPPTTSLQRLKVIPSTSDYISKLNPGGLPTFVDVGNSFGAPAITEDNLINQLIRNGKRVLMMGDDTWVQLFPHHFKRSYPFPSFNVKDLHTVDNGCIDNLLPSLYQEDWEVLIAHFLGVDHAGHIFGVDSLPMIEKLEQYNTVLENVISVLESQSGPGGLHENTFLLVLGDHGQTLNGDHGGGSAEEVETSIFAMSFKKPLSAIPAELGISCEYASDERFCISSIEQLDFAVTVSALLGIPFPFGSIGRVNPELYALAAGTWNMEKLKSDNPEYHFKSAEWLHNYANVLCINAWQVKRYIDIYSASSLIGFSSDDLLHVANLYDEAEAIFARKRDNFSSKSELSRLSTLKSQIDAYLKFLGSVAELARSKWTEFNLTFMGIGLGMMLLSLLVHVLAIKMVNELHNGSFNPIGSSGISFGLIFAFFIVAIRACSLLSNSYILEEGKVANFLLATAGVAKFRYSIMKRKRIFEAGLFLILICLLRFTIEIGLSKQAATSAFLHSSTSWMIGIDFNHPVLVYILQLLPMLALIGLAHLLHKSTADGCSQRICRFVVMGTIASYVLIVVYWASESNMLGLALINTARNVIPRIIYAIGIGQMLLLAFGQLFNGSKVVDHRSLFSKTVSMLSAWSPTVIILSGRQGPLIALASIVGGFCIVMLQNIEEESDGTAKPLVVNPLSVMEWSLLALSMFFCTGHWCAFDGLRYGAAFIGFDEFVLIRQAILLTIETFGFSHIIPVFGLPFLVLRHKLFAQKDLFVQLSLAYMMFGLIMAATVTVTILCVMIQRRHLMVWGLFAPKFVFDVAGLVLTDVLICLASLYYFCQPEDLKLETNTGGR, encoded by the exons ATGAAATGGAGAGTAACTTGGGTCTTCTGGGCGATAATGGCGCTCCACGTCGCCGCCGTTCTCATATTCACTCGCGGGTTCCTCCTCACTCGCACCGAGCTCCCCTTCCACAGCAGCTGCTCCGACGTCTCCGACTCTCCTTGCTTCTCTCGTTCCGGAGCAGCGGGTTCGAACGGGACGGGTGGTTCAGAGCGTTGCTGGACTAAGCCCGCGGTTGATAGGGTCGTCATCATTGTCCTTGATGCCCTCAG GTTCGATTTTGTTGCGCCCAGTGCGTTTTTTAAAG AAACAAAACCATGGATGGATAGATTACCAGTATTGCAAAAGCTGGCATTTAAAGAAGGATCATCTGCTAAGATTTTTAAAGCAATTGCTGATCCACCTACTACAAGTTTGCAGCGTTTGAAGGTGATACCATCCACTTCTGATTATATTTCAAAACTCAATCCAG GTGGGTTGCCAACCTTTGTCGATGTAGGAAATAGCTTTGGTGCGCCTGCAATCACTGAAGATAACTTGATAAATCAG CTAATCCGAAATGGGAAGAGAGTATTGATGATGGGGGACGATACATGGGTGCAGCTGTTTCCTCATCATTTCAAAAGATCTtatcctttcccttcttttaaTGTAAAAGATCTTCATACG GTGGATAACGGATGCATTGACAACTTGCTCCCATCATTGTACCAAGAAGATTGGGAGGTTCTAATTGCTCATTTTCTAGGCGTG GATCATGCAGGGCACATATTTGGGGTCGATTCCCTTCCGATGATAGAGAAGTTGGAACAATATAACACTGTTCTTGAG AACGTGATTAGTGTGCTGGAAAGCCAATCAGGACCCGGTGGTTTGCATGAGAATACTTTTCTCCTTGTGCTGGGTGACCATGGGCAAACCTTAAATGGTGATCATGGGGGAGGAAGTGCTGAAGAG GTTGAAACTTCAATTTTCGCAATGAGTTTTAAGAAGCCTCTGTCTGCCATACCAGCTGAACTTGGTATATCTTGCGAATATGCCTCG gaTGAAAGATTTTGCATCAGCTCAATCGAACAG CTTGACTTTGCAGTCACGGTTTCAGCACTGCTGGGCATTCCCTTCCCTTTTGGAAG CATTGGACGGGTTAATCCTGAACTCTATGCTTTAGCTGCTGGGACATGGAATATGGAGAAACTCAAGTCGGACAATCCAGAATATCATTTCAAGTCTGCAGAATGGTTGCATAACTATGCCAATGTACTATGCATCAATGCTTGGCAG GTAAAGAGGTACATCGATATCTATTCAGCGTCATCATTGATTGGGTTTTCCTCGGATGACCTGTTACATGTAGCAAACTTGTATGATGAAGCAGAAGCTATTTTTGCTCGAAAAAGGGACAACTTCTCATCCAAGAGCGAACTTTCAAGGTTATCTACCCTGAAGAGCCAAATTGATGCCTACTTAAAATTTTTAGGGAGTGTTGCTGAGCTAGCTCGATCAAAATGGACTGAGTTTAATTTGACTTTTATGGGTATTGGTTTGGGTATGATGCTTCTATCGCTTCTCGTCCACGTTCTTGCTATCAAAATGGTGAATGAGCTGCACAATGGTTCTTTTAATCCAATAGGAAGTTCTGGAATTTCCTTTGGGTTAATATTTGCTTTCTTTATTGTGGCGATTCGTGCATGCAGTTTACTATCAAATAGTTACATTT TGGAAGAAGGGAAAGTGGCAAATTTCCTTTTGGCGACGGCTGGAGTTGCTAAGTTCAGATATTCGatcatgaaaaggaaaaggattttCGAA GCCGGTCTCTTTCTCATCCTCATTTGCCTTCTGAGATTTACCATTGAAATTGGGCTATCCAAGCAGGCTGCCACTTCAGCTTTTTTGCATTCTAGTACCTCATGGATGATTGGGATTGACTTTAATCATCCTGTTTTGGTTTACATTCTTCAACTTTTGCCAATGCTTGCTCTAATTGGATTGGCCCATCTTTTGCACAAGTCTACCGCTGATGGCTGTTCTCAGAGGATTTGCCGGTTTGTTGTTATGGGAACCATTGCCAGTTATGTTCTTATAGTAGTATACTGGGCCTCTGAAAGTAACATGTTAGGCCTGGCACTAATCAACACTGCAAGGAATGTCATCCCCAGGATTATATACGCCATTGGAATTGGACAGATGTTACTACTGGCATTTGGCCAGCTCTTTAACGGAAGCAAAGTTGTTGATCACAGAAGCTTATTTAGTAAAACAGTGAGCATGTTATCTGCATGGAGTCCAACTGTGATCATCCTGTCAGGAAGGCAGGGGCCTCTGATCGCTTTAGCATCCATAGTTGGAG GCTTCTGCATAGTGATGTTGCAGAATATAGAAGAAGAGAGCGATGGAACTGCCAAACCATTGGTTGTCAATCCTCTCTCAGTAATGGAATGGAGCCTTTTAGCTCTCTCTATGTTCTTCTGTACTGGTCATTG GTGTGCTTTTGATGGTCTCCGCTATGGCGCTGCATTTATTGG GTTTGATGAGTTTGTCCTCATACGCCAAGCAATTCTTCTTACCATTGAGACATTTGGGTTTTCGCATATTATTCCGGTTTTTGGACTTCCATTCCTTGTCTTACGTCACAAGTTGTTTGCTCAGAAAGACCTCTTTGTGCAATTGTCTCTA gCTTATATGATGTTTGGGCTCATTATGGCTGCTACAGTCACAGTAACCATATTGTGTGTTATGATACAGAGGAGGCATTTGATG GTATGGGGATTATTTGCACCGAAGTTTGTATTTGATGTGGCGGGTCTCGTTCTTACTGATGTACTGATTTGTTTGGCATCACTTTACTACTTTTGCCAGCCAGAAGATCTTAAACTAGAAACTAATACTGGTGGAAGATGA
- the LOC115745454 gene encoding GPI ethanolamine phosphate transferase 3 isoform X2 produces the protein MKWRVTWVFWAIMALHVAAVLIFTRGFLLTRTELPFHSSCSDVSDSPCFSRSGAAGSNGTGGSERCWTKPAVDRVVIIVLDALRFDFVAPSAFFKGIVVSTFNFFSLIETKPWMDRLPVLQKLAFKEGSSAKIFKAIADPPTTSLQRLKVIPSTSDYISKLNPGGLPTFVDVGNSFGAPAITEDNLINQLIRNGKRVLMMGDDTWVQLFPHHFKRSYPFPSFNVKDLHTVDNGCIDNLLPSLYQEDWEVLIAHFLGVDHAGHIFGVDSLPMIEKLEQYNTVLENVISVLESQSGPGGLHENTFLLVLGDHGQTLNGDHGGGSAEEVETSIFAMSFKKPLSAIPAELGISCEYASDERFCISSIEQLDFAVTVSALLGIPFPFGSIGRVNPELYALAAGTWNMEKLKSDNPEYHFKSAEWLHNYANVLCINAWQVKRYIDIYSASSLIGFSSDDLLHVANLYDEAEAIFARKRDNFSSKSELSRLSTLKSQIDAYLKFLGSVAELARSKWTEFNLTFMGIGLGMMLLSLLVHVLAIKMVNELHNGSFNPIGSSGISFGLIFAFFIVAIRACSLLSNSYILEEGKVANFLLATAGVAKFRYSIMKRKRIFEAGLFLILICLLRFTIEIGLSKQAATSAFLHSSTSWMIGIDFNHPVLVYILQLLPMLALIGLAHLLHKSTADGCSQRICRFVVMGTIASYVLIVVYWASESNMLGLALINTARNVIPRIIYAIGIGQMLLLAFGQLFNGSKVVDHRSLFSKTVSMLSAWSPTVIILSGRQGPLIALASIVGGFCIVMLQNIEEESDGTAKPLVVNPLSVMEWSLLALSMFRCAFDGLRYGAAFIGFDEFVLIRQAILLTIETFGFSHIIPVFGLPFLVLRHKLFAQKDLFVQLSLAYMMFGLIMAATVTVTILCVMIQRRHLMVWGLFAPKFVFDVAGLVLTDVLICLASLYYFCQPEDLKLETNTGGR, from the exons ATGAAATGGAGAGTAACTTGGGTCTTCTGGGCGATAATGGCGCTCCACGTCGCCGCCGTTCTCATATTCACTCGCGGGTTCCTCCTCACTCGCACCGAGCTCCCCTTCCACAGCAGCTGCTCCGACGTCTCCGACTCTCCTTGCTTCTCTCGTTCCGGAGCAGCGGGTTCGAACGGGACGGGTGGTTCAGAGCGTTGCTGGACTAAGCCCGCGGTTGATAGGGTCGTCATCATTGTCCTTGATGCCCTCAG GTTCGATTTTGTTGCGCCCAGTGCGTTTTTTAAAG GCATTGTggtttcaacttttaattttttttcccttatagAAACAAAACCATGGATGGATAGATTACCAGTATTGCAAAAGCTGGCATTTAAAGAAGGATCATCTGCTAAGATTTTTAAAGCAATTGCTGATCCACCTACTACAAGTTTGCAGCGTTTGAAGGTGATACCATCCACTTCTGATTATATTTCAAAACTCAATCCAG GTGGGTTGCCAACCTTTGTCGATGTAGGAAATAGCTTTGGTGCGCCTGCAATCACTGAAGATAACTTGATAAATCAG CTAATCCGAAATGGGAAGAGAGTATTGATGATGGGGGACGATACATGGGTGCAGCTGTTTCCTCATCATTTCAAAAGATCTtatcctttcccttcttttaaTGTAAAAGATCTTCATACG GTGGATAACGGATGCATTGACAACTTGCTCCCATCATTGTACCAAGAAGATTGGGAGGTTCTAATTGCTCATTTTCTAGGCGTG GATCATGCAGGGCACATATTTGGGGTCGATTCCCTTCCGATGATAGAGAAGTTGGAACAATATAACACTGTTCTTGAG AACGTGATTAGTGTGCTGGAAAGCCAATCAGGACCCGGTGGTTTGCATGAGAATACTTTTCTCCTTGTGCTGGGTGACCATGGGCAAACCTTAAATGGTGATCATGGGGGAGGAAGTGCTGAAGAG GTTGAAACTTCAATTTTCGCAATGAGTTTTAAGAAGCCTCTGTCTGCCATACCAGCTGAACTTGGTATATCTTGCGAATATGCCTCG gaTGAAAGATTTTGCATCAGCTCAATCGAACAG CTTGACTTTGCAGTCACGGTTTCAGCACTGCTGGGCATTCCCTTCCCTTTTGGAAG CATTGGACGGGTTAATCCTGAACTCTATGCTTTAGCTGCTGGGACATGGAATATGGAGAAACTCAAGTCGGACAATCCAGAATATCATTTCAAGTCTGCAGAATGGTTGCATAACTATGCCAATGTACTATGCATCAATGCTTGGCAG GTAAAGAGGTACATCGATATCTATTCAGCGTCATCATTGATTGGGTTTTCCTCGGATGACCTGTTACATGTAGCAAACTTGTATGATGAAGCAGAAGCTATTTTTGCTCGAAAAAGGGACAACTTCTCATCCAAGAGCGAACTTTCAAGGTTATCTACCCTGAAGAGCCAAATTGATGCCTACTTAAAATTTTTAGGGAGTGTTGCTGAGCTAGCTCGATCAAAATGGACTGAGTTTAATTTGACTTTTATGGGTATTGGTTTGGGTATGATGCTTCTATCGCTTCTCGTCCACGTTCTTGCTATCAAAATGGTGAATGAGCTGCACAATGGTTCTTTTAATCCAATAGGAAGTTCTGGAATTTCCTTTGGGTTAATATTTGCTTTCTTTATTGTGGCGATTCGTGCATGCAGTTTACTATCAAATAGTTACATTT TGGAAGAAGGGAAAGTGGCAAATTTCCTTTTGGCGACGGCTGGAGTTGCTAAGTTCAGATATTCGatcatgaaaaggaaaaggattttCGAA GCCGGTCTCTTTCTCATCCTCATTTGCCTTCTGAGATTTACCATTGAAATTGGGCTATCCAAGCAGGCTGCCACTTCAGCTTTTTTGCATTCTAGTACCTCATGGATGATTGGGATTGACTTTAATCATCCTGTTTTGGTTTACATTCTTCAACTTTTGCCAATGCTTGCTCTAATTGGATTGGCCCATCTTTTGCACAAGTCTACCGCTGATGGCTGTTCTCAGAGGATTTGCCGGTTTGTTGTTATGGGAACCATTGCCAGTTATGTTCTTATAGTAGTATACTGGGCCTCTGAAAGTAACATGTTAGGCCTGGCACTAATCAACACTGCAAGGAATGTCATCCCCAGGATTATATACGCCATTGGAATTGGACAGATGTTACTACTGGCATTTGGCCAGCTCTTTAACGGAAGCAAAGTTGTTGATCACAGAAGCTTATTTAGTAAAACAGTGAGCATGTTATCTGCATGGAGTCCAACTGTGATCATCCTGTCAGGAAGGCAGGGGCCTCTGATCGCTTTAGCATCCATAGTTGGAG GCTTCTGCATAGTGATGTTGCAGAATATAGAAGAAGAGAGCGATGGAACTGCCAAACCATTGGTTGTCAATCCTCTCTCAGTAATGGAATGGAGCCTTTTAGCTCTCTCTATG TTCAGGTGTGCTTTTGATGGTCTCCGCTATGGCGCTGCATTTATTGG GTTTGATGAGTTTGTCCTCATACGCCAAGCAATTCTTCTTACCATTGAGACATTTGGGTTTTCGCATATTATTCCGGTTTTTGGACTTCCATTCCTTGTCTTACGTCACAAGTTGTTTGCTCAGAAAGACCTCTTTGTGCAATTGTCTCTA gCTTATATGATGTTTGGGCTCATTATGGCTGCTACAGTCACAGTAACCATATTGTGTGTTATGATACAGAGGAGGCATTTGATG GTATGGGGATTATTTGCACCGAAGTTTGTATTTGATGTGGCGGGTCTCGTTCTTACTGATGTACTGATTTGTTTGGCATCACTTTACTACTTTTGCCAGCCAGAAGATCTTAAACTAGAAACTAATACTGGTGGAAGATGA